TACCCACAGCAGCAGGAAGGTGGCGACGGGAATCTCAAAGGCCACACCAAAGGCGAAGAACAGGGTGAGGACGAAGTTCAGGTATTCGTTGATGTCCGTCATCATCGCCACGCCTTCCGGTGTCACGCTGGCGAAGAAGTGGAAGATGATCGGGAATACTAGGAAGTAGGCGAAGGCCATACCTGCATAGAACAGCAGGATGCTGGAGGCCAGCAGTGGCATGGCGATGCGCTTCTCATGCTTGTACAGGCCCGGCGCAATGAACCCCCAGGCTTGGTGCAGCAGAATCGGTACGCTGAGGAACAGTGCCACCCACGCGGTCAGTTTGAACGGCGTAAGGAAGGGCGAGGCGACGCCGGTAGCGATCATGGTCGCGCCTTCAGGCAGGTAGGCACGCAAGGGGGCCGAGACCAAGGTGTAGATGTCCTGCGAGAAATAGAACAGCGCCATAAACAACACAAATACCGCAATGACGCAGCGCAGCAGGCGCGAGCGCAGTTCAGCCAGGTGTGAAATCAGGGGCATTTCCTGATCGTTTTCTGGGGTAGAGCTCATGGCTGCGGCTTATCCTGATTGGTCGCTTGGTTCGCTGTTGCCGGTGTCGCGGGTGTAGCAGGAGCAGGCGGCTCCAGTGGCAGAACGGTCTGAGCGCTGGTGACTGGCGCAGCAGGGGCCGGCGCTTCGCTGTTTGGCTGTGCCACTGGGGCGGGCTGTTCCGGGGCTGGTGCGTTGGGATCAGCCAGTTTGCCAGCGGAAATCAGCTCCTGCTTCATGGCGTTCATTTCACGCTCAAGTTGCAGAATCTGTTCGTTGTGCAGCTGACGGCGGATTTCGTCCGCGCCGATTTCCTGCTCAACCTGCTGTTTGATGGCATTGAAGCTGCGTTTGATTCGGCCAATCCACAGGCCAGCCGTACGCACGGCACCCGGTAGGCGCTCGGGGCCGAGGACGATCAGGGCCACCAGACCTACCAGCAGGAGTTCGGAAAAGCCGATATCAAACATGGACTGACTCAGTCTTTACGTGCAGGTTCTTCAACTTTCTGAGCCTGGCCGTCAATGGTGTGCGGCTGGTTCAGCGGTGCGGCAGGCTGTTGTGGAGCAGCAGTCTGCGCTTGTTCGGTTTTTTCGCCTTCGTCAGTGTTCATCGCCTTGCGGAAACCTTTGATGGTTTCGCCGAGATCAGAGCCGAGGTTTTTCAGGCGCTTGGTGCCGAATACCAGAATCACAACGATCAGGATGACGACCCAGTGTTTCCAATCAAAAATGCCCATATTCAATGTCCTCGTTAGTTATTTAGTCAGTGCCCGGGCGGCTTTTTCATCGTGCCCGGAGAGGCCGAAGCGGCGGTCGAGTTCGTCCAGAACTGCCTGGGGGTGCTGGCCTAAAGAGGCGAGCATGACCAGGCTGTGGAACCACAGGTCGGCGGTTTCGTAGATGAGATCGCTGCAATCGCCCGACTGCTGCGCATCCTTGGCGGCCAGAATGGTTTCTACCGATTCTTCGCCGACTTTTTCGAGAATTTTGTTCAGGCCCTTGTGGTACAGGCTGGCAACGTAGGAGCTGTCCGGCGCTGCGCCCTTACGTTCTTCCAGCACCTGAGCCAGGCGCGTAAGGGTGTCACTCATGGTTGTGTCCTTTGTGATAGATGCTGTCAGCGGATTTGATCACCGCATCTACGGTTTTCCAGGCGCCATCTTCGTAGACCCGGTAAAAGCAGCTCTGCCGTCCGGTATGACAGGCAATTCCGCCAATTTGCTCAACGTGCAGCGTGATCACGTCGGCATCACAGTCCAGACGCAGCTCATGCAGTTTCTGCACGTGGCCAGACTCTTCGCCTTTGCGCCATAGCTTGCCCCGTGAACGTGACCAGTAGATGGCACGCCCTTCGGCGACACTGAGCGCCAGTGACTCTCGGTTCATCCAGGCCATCATGAGGATGCGCCCGGTCTGGTAATCCTGGGCAATGGCAGGCACCAGCCCGTCTTTGTCCCAGCGAATTTCATCAAGCCAATCAGTCATATCTCGTTCCGCCCTGGCGGGTCGTACTGCACGTGGGTGTCAAAGCGCTAAGTTTGACAGCCTGTGCGGCTGCTGGCTATCTGCGCACGACCAAGTACAAGCCTGCTGCACCCATCAACCAAGCAGGCCAAGTCGACGGATCAGTGACTGCAGTTGCGCCGCTGAGCATCACCGCTGCCCCGGCGAGCAAGGCCCCGCCCAAGATGCGCAGCGCCCGGCTGTCGCGGCCTGCGAAGTCAGGCGCAGGTTCGTTGTGGGCATGTGGCTGGGACAAGCGCTCCAGCAAATCGCGGGTCATGTTGGCCAAATGGGGGATCTGCTCTGCCTGCGACTGCACATTCTGCAACAGAGTTTTAGGGCTGTGCCGCTCGCGCATCCAACGCTCCAGGAATGGCAGAGCGGTGGTCCACAGGTCCAGATCCGGGTAAAGCTGACGGCCCAAACCTTCGATGTTAAGCAGGGTTTTTTGCAGCAAAACCAGCTGCGGCTGCACTTCCATATTGAAGCGTTGCGCGGTCTGGAACAGGCGCATCAGCACCTGGCCGAAGGAAATATCCTTGAGCGGCTTGTCGAAAATAGGCTCGCAAACGGTGCGGATAGCGGCCTCAAATTCGTTGACCTTGGTCTCTTTCGGCACCCAGCCAGAGTCGATGTGCAGCTGCGCAACCTTGCGATAGTCACGCTTGAAGAAGGCCATGACGTTGCGCGCCAGGTAGTCCTGATCTTCCGGTGTGAGGCTGCCGACGATGCCGCAGTCGATGGCGATGTATTGCGGGTCCCATGGCGTGCGGGTGCTGACAAAGATGTTGCCGGGGTGCATATCAGCATGGAAGAAACTGTCGCGGAATACCTGGGTGAAGAAGATTTCCACACCGCGTTCAGCCAGCAGTTTCATGTTGGTACCCTGATCCGCCAGGGTGGCCAGATCGGTGACGCCGATGCCGTAGATGCGTTCAGTTACTAGCACTTTCGGGCGGCAATAATCCCAGTAAACCTGCGGTACGTAGAGTAAGGGGGAACCTTCGAAGTTGCGGCGCAGCTGGCTGGCGTTGGCGGCCTCTCGGAGGAGGTCGAGTTCGTCGTAGATGGTTTTTTCGTAGTCGCAAACCACTTCGACCGGGCGCAGACGGCGGGCGTCGGCGGAGGCTTTTTCAGCAATCGTGGCGATCAGGAACAGCCATGCAATATCCTGTTCGATTATCGGCCGTAATCCGGGGCGAATGACTTTTACCACCACTTCTTCGCCGGTTTTCAGCTTGGCCGCATGCACTTGGGCCACGGATGCGGAAGCCAACGGCTGTGGATCGAAGCGGGCAAAAAGCTGCTCAACCTTGGCGCCGAGCTGGGATTCGATCAACGCCAGGGCTTTGTCCTGAGCAAAAGGCGGCACGCGGTCTTGCAGTTTGGCCAGTTCATCAGCGATGTCCGGTGGCAGCAGATCGCGGCGGGTAGAAAGCAGTTGACCGAACTTGATGAAGATCGGCCCCAGTTCCTCCAGCCCTAAGCGCAGCCGGGCACCCCGTGACAGAGACGACTGGCGACGCGGTAGCCAGCGCCATGGCAGCAGGTAGCGGCTCAGGTTGGCCCAGAAGGGCAGTGGCAGGCTGAACAACAGATCATCCAGCTGGTAGCGGATCATCACGCGCAAAATGCGCAGCAGGCGACGCAGGGCGAGCAGCTTCATGCAGTAGGCTTATGGCGTTGGGCGAGGCGCTCAATGCGCGCTTCGAGTCGGTCGAGGGACAATTTCAGGTCGTCCAGTTCGGCAAATCGGGCGTCGGCCTCACGCTGGCCCACGAGGGTGCGTGACTCTTCACTGACGTAGTCGGCCAGGTTCTGACGCAGGCTCTCCAGCGAGTCTCCGAGCCAATTAGCGCGGCTGCGCAGGTGGGCACCGATCAGTGGGCTGGCCACCGGCCCCAGCCAGCGGGATAGCTCGTATTCCCAGTCCAGCTCAAGGTCCTGCAGGATGTTGGCGAGTTCGAGCAGGGCGGCACTGTCGCCATCCAAGTCGACCTCAGGACTGTGCAAGATGCTGGTTTTGTCCTGGCTGATGGCCAGGCGCATCAGGTCGGTGGCAGAGGCACGCAGGTGGCAATCCACATCCCCGTGCCATTGTCCGGCCAGCTGCAGGCCCTCGGCATTGGGCAGGATATACACCTGCAGGCTCGGCGCCGTGCATTGCACAGCAATAACATGACCGGATAGCTTGGCCAGACGTGGCAGCGCAGTGCTATCCATGCTCAGTACGCGATTGAGGCCAAGCTCAACGCCGGCCAGTAGCCCGGTCAACAGCATCAGGGTTTTACACCTCGGTGCAAGGCGACAATGCCGCCTGTCATGTTGTGGAAGGTGACGCGCTCAAAACCGGCGTCTGCCATCATGCCTTTCAGGGTTTCCTGATCCGGGTGCATGCGGATCGACTCAGCCAAGTAGCGATAGCTGTCGGCATCATTGGTGATCAGCTTGCCGGCCAGCGGCATGAAGTGGAACGAGTAAGTGTCGTAGAACTTCGACAGCAGATTGTTCGATGGTTTAGAGAACTCAAGTACCAACAGCCGCCCGCCCGGCTTCAGCACACGCAGCATGGAACGCAGTGCGTCTTCTTTATGGGTGACGTTACGCAGGCCGAAGGCGATGGTCACGACGTCGAAGTAGTTGTCCGGGAACGGCAGCTTTTCAGCATCGGCCTGAACGAAGCGGATGTTGCCTGCCACGCCTTTATCCAGCAGGCGGTCGCGACCGACTTTAAGCATGGAGTCGTTAATATCAGCCAGTACTACTTCGCCGCTCGGACCGACCAGACTGGAGAATTTGCGGGTCAGGTCGCCGGTGCCACCGGCAATATCCAGTACGCGGTTGCCACTGCGTACGCCGGACAGCTCGATGGTGAAGCGCTTCCACAGGCGGTGTAGCCCACCGGAAAGCACGTCGTTCATCAGGTCATATTTGGCGGCCACAGAGTGAAAGACTTCGGCGACTTTCTCTGCCTTCTGGCTTTCCGGGACATTCTGGAAACCAAAATGCGTTGTGGCTTCGGTGTCGCTGCTCTTGCGCGGGTCGTTCATCTTGCCCTTTCCTAAACACAGATGCTGACTCAAAAGTAATACTCATTCTAAACCCAAAACGGCCAAGTGGGTTTGGCTGTGTCAGGTAAAGCCAGAATATGCTGCCCGTTGGTCGACTGCGTTCTAGGTTGATGCGACCGTTGCCGGACACGGTCGCATCATGACTCAGTGTGCCTGTGCAGCGGCACGCTGCCTGAAAAACAGCAGGCAAATTACGATAATCGCAATCAGGGTAGCTGATGCGCTGAAATGACTCAGCTCCAATCCGCCACTGCTGACGGGCTTGTCGAGGAAGTCGCCAACTACAGCGCCAAGGGGCCGGGTCAGTACAAAGGCGGCCCAAAACAGCAGCGTGCGCGACAGTCGGGTGAAGAAATAAGCCAGCGCAATCACACCCAGCAAACTGGCAAAGATTACTGCACTGCCGCTGTAGCCCAACCCAGCACTGTCTGCCGTCCAGTCGCCGAGCGCAGTACCCAGGGTTTGCGAGAACATGATGGTCACCCAGTAAAAGCCTTGGGCCTTGAGTGAATCGAGGCTGTTAACCGACACCGAGCCCAGCGTGCGATGCCAAATGAACAAGCTCAGGAGCACCAAGCTGAGTAGCAGGCTCACCCCTTCGGCATAACCGATGCCTAGCGAGCGGTCGGCGAAGTCGGCCAGGGTGGTGCCCAGCGTGGTGGTAGCAATCATGCACGACCAGTACAGCGTGGCGCTGAAGCGTCGCGCACGCAGTTGCAGCCATAAGGTTATGCCGAACAGGCCGAGGAATACCCCAGTGCTGGCAAGGTAGCCCAGCCCCATGGACATCGACAGGGCGTCTCCGGCGGTTTCGCCAAGTGTGGTGGCTAAGATCTTCACCACCCAGAAAATCATGGTCAGCTCCGGAACTTTGCTGAGTATTTTTGTAGTGTCCATCGATGGTTCACCTTCAGGGTAAGGAGGGGTGAAGGCTACTCACGCGGGTTTCAATAAAGAGTCAAAAGCGGGTGAAAAAAGTGTTGGTTGCAGCGTCCGGTTATCCCTATCCCGATGTGTGCCACGTGTCTTGATTAGGCAGCAAGTATGCAGCGGGCACTCAGCGGCCTTGGTATAGTCGCGGCGACTTATGGTTGTAGTAGCCAGTAGGAGAAATGACATGGCCAAGATCACGATTGAACGCCCGCATAACCTTGGCCGTGAAGCCGCCCGGGAGAAGGCCGAGCAACTGGCCGAGCGCCTGGCCAGCCGGTTTGATGTGCGGTTCCGCTGGAGTGGCGATACCTTGGAATTTAATCGCAGCGGTGCGGATGGCCGGATCGACGTGCATGAGGACTCCGTACGCGTTCAACTGAGCCTGGGGTTGTTGCTGTCACCCATGAGCAGCACCATCAAGCACGAAATTGAAAAGGCCCTGGATAAGTATTTGCAGGCCTAAGCTGCATGGCTGTGCTGTAGCTGCTCACGGGGATGTCCTGCAGTGAGCGACGCTTAGTATGTGAATTCTAATTTTCCTCGCTATCGTGCACCCAAGCCTGCAAAAGAAGGCATCCATACAATGGAGGTGCACATGTCGAAAGTTGCCGTAACGAACGTCGCTGCCCGTGAAAACAACCTGGCGGATATGTCTGAAGCCAAGGTCTGTGCCCGCAAGATCTGGCTGGCTGGTTTAGGGGTTTACGCAAAGGCCGGTCATGAAGGTGTTAGCTACTTCAATGCGCTTGTAAAAAGCGGTGAAGGTGTTGAACAGCGCGGCAAAAAACTGGTCAACAAACAAGTTGAAGCTGCCAATGGACAAATCGGCAGCTTCAAGCACACTGTAAGCAGCGTTAAGGACAAGGTTGAAGTACGGCTCGACAAGATTGAAAGAGCATTCGACAGCCGTGTCGCTAGCGCTTTGAATCGCCTCGGCATCGCCTCTCAGCAGGATGTAGAAGGTCTCTCTGCTAAGCTGGATGAGCTGGGTGCATTGCTTGAGCACGTCGCGCGTACCAATTAAGGAGAGCAGGATGGCCGTCAAAAAGAAAACCGATAAGCAAACCCCTTCCTGGATCGGCGAAGTAGAAAAATACTCGCGTCAAATCTGGCTGGCTGGTTTGGGTGCCTATTCCAAGATCAGTAAGGACGGCAACAAGCTGTTCGATGCACTGGTTAAGGATGGCGAAAAAGCTGAGAAGCAAGCCAAGGTCGAAGTTGATGGCGTGAAGTCCGCCGTCGGCGCGAAGGTAGGCTCGGCGAAATCCAAGGTTGATGAAGTTAAAGATAAGGCAATCGGCAAGTGGGGTGAGCTGGAGGAAGCCTTCGACAAGCGTCTGACTAAAGCCATTTCGCGTCTCGGTGTACCGAGCCGTAACGAAGTGAAAGACCTCAACGCTAAAGTTGAAAGCCTGACCAAGCAACTGGAAAAGCTGACCGGTGTATCTGCCAGTTCAGTTAAACCAGCTGCCAAGAAAGTCGCGGCTAAACCCGCAGCGAAAGCGGCTGCTAAACCTGCCGCTAAACCGGCTGCCAAGCCTGCAGCAAAAGCTGCAGCCAAACCAGCCGCTAAGCCTGTAGCAAAAGCTGCGGCTAAACCAGCCGCTAAGCCCGCTGCGAAAGCCGCTGCTAAGCCTGCCGCCAAACCGGCAGTGAAAGCTGCGGCCAAACCAGCCGCTAAGCCCGCTGCGAAAGCTGCTGCTAAACCGGCTGCCAAACCGGCTGCAAAAACTGCGGCTAAACCAGCCGCTAAGCCCGCTGCGAAAGCCGCGGCCAAGCCTGCTGCCAAACCGGCAGTAAAAGCTGAGGCCAAACCAGCCGCTAAGCCCGCTGCGAAAGCTGCCGCTAAGCCGGCCGCCAAACCGGCTGCAAAAACTGCGGCTAAACCAGCCGCTAAGCCCGCTGCGAAAGCCGCGGCCAAGCCTGCCGTTAAGCCTGCTGCCAAACCAGTGGCAGCGCCTACAGCGACTCCCACTGCGGCATCTGCACCGGCGGCAGCAACACCCGCTCCGGTAGCTGCACCGGCAACCCCTGCACCAGCCACACCGGCACCTGCTCAGTCGTAACTCGGCAGGAGTGCAAAGCAACGCCCGGCTTAATGCCGGGCGTTTTTGTTTGTGCCCATGGCTAGAGTGGTATGGCGGGTGGCGATGTTCAGTCGCGCAGATACCGTTGTGCGAGCAGGATGGCTGCGCTGTGAGCATTGTCCTGAAGATGTGGGGCGAGCAGCATCATGACTTGATAGACCACCAAGCGTGGTTCGCCCTGCTGACCCAGTACGCGCTGATAGTCGAGGGAGAACAGTAAGGTTAGGGTGATCTGTTCCACCAGTTGGCCCAGGGGCTGGGTATCGCTTCGCAGCTGTTGCTGGAAGTGCAGTTGCGCCAGCAACTGAGCCAGTGTTTGTTTCAAAGTGTTCAGCCACAGACGGATGCCCCGCTCAAGTTTTGGCAGGCGTCCGGTGAGGTTGGACAGGTCTTGAAAGAGAAAGCGGTAATGCGCCATACGTTCGGCAATCAGGTGCAGGAACAGCCAGCAGTCTTCGATATCCAGTTCGACGTTGTCCGGCGGTGAGAGCAGTGGTGCGAGTTCATGCTGGAAGCGTTCGAATAACCCGAGAACGAGCGGTTCCTTGCCGTGAAAGTGGTAGTAGAGATTGCCGGGGCTAATCTCCAGTTCGTTGGCAATCTCAAGAGTGGAAACGTTGGGTTCTCCCTTGTGGTTGAACAGCAGGAGTGAGCACTCAAGAATGCGATCGCGGGTTTTCATGGGTGTCCCTGTCACGGCTGACGTACCTGTCTTATTTGAGGCTTTGACTCAGTCCTGGCGCTGTTCGCCTGCGGATGCATGACGGCGCGCTGACGTTCTTCGTTTAGAAAAGTCATCATGATTGGCACCAAAGCGTCAGCGCAGGTCACCAGAAACAGGTTGCCGTCGTCGATGATAGGCAGGTCGGAGTGGGGAATCCTCCAGTCCGGCCCGGCGAACCATTACTAGTCGTAATCCACCCTGTCGCCGGAGCGAGTTTTACTCACGTGAGACAGGGCCAATCTAGGGTTGCGGAGGACGGCACCGCCATGAATAAACGTGCGGCCAGTATGCCGTCAAGAATTAGAAAATGCGCTCTAACAGCGCGAAGCCTGAGATAAGGGGCTTGGAGGGGCGGTGAATCGTTAAAGCATGAGTTTGATGACGCTCTCATTGGGGTCGCGGGATTTACCGGCGGTGGCCAGGGCATCGAGGTACTCTTGCCAGAGTTCTTCTTGGCGTAGGCATAGCTGTTCAAGGTAGTCCCACGTAAACAGTCCGCTGTCGTGGCCATCATCAAAGGTCAGCTTGACCGCATAATTGCCTGCAGGCTCGATATTCTCCAGGCCGACATTGAGCTTGCCGGTTTGCAGAATGGGGTTGCCGTGGCCTTGCACTTCCGCAGATGGCGAATGCACCCGCAGGAACTCCGCAGGCAGGCTGTAGTGCTCGTTGGGGCCGTATTGCAGCTCCAGCGTTTTCGAGGCTTTACGCAGTTTGATGGCGGTAGGCGTACGCATGGCGTTTTCCGCTGAGCCCGTGCCTGGCGCGGGTGCACCAGGCAGGCGGGAGAGTTACAGGATGTAGCGGGACAGGTCTTCGTCCTGCGCCAGTTCGCCGAGGTGGCTGTTGACGTAGGCCGCGTCGATCTTGATGGCTTCGCCATTCTGCTGCCCAGCCAGATCGCCGGCGCTGAAGGAGACTTCTTCCAGCAGGCGTTCCAGCAGGGTGTGCAGGCGGCGGGCACCGATGTTTTCGGTCTTCTCGTTGACCTGCCAGGCGATCTCGGCAATGCGCTTGATGCCATCAGCTGCAAACTCAATGCCCAGACCTTCAGTCTTCAGCAAGGCAGCATATTGCTCGGTGAGCGAGGCATGCGGCTCGCTGAGAATGCGCTCGAAATCTTCCGGCGACAGGGCTTTGAGTTCAACACGGATCGGCAGACGGCCTTGCAGTTCCGGCACCAGATCGCTCGGCTTGCTCAGGTGGAACGCACCGGAAGCGATAAACAGGATGTGGTCAGTTTTGACCATGCCGAGCTTGGTGTTGACGGTGCAGCCTTCAATCAGCGGCAGCAGGTCGCGCTGTACACCTTCGCGGGACACGTCAGCACCACCGGCGTTGGCGCGCTTGGCGACTTTGTCGATTTCGTCGATGAAGACGATACCGTTCTGCTCGACCGCTTCCAGGGCACGGGCCTTCAGCTCTTCCTCGTTGACCAGGCGCGCAGCTTCTTCGTCGCGGATCATCTTGAAGGCGTCTTTGACTTTCAGCTTGCGGGTTTTGGTCTTGCCTTTGCCCATGTTGGCAAACAGGTTCTGCAGCTGGCTGGTCATCTCTTCCATGCCCGGTGGGGTCATGATTTCAACGCCAATCGGTGCATCAGCTACTTCGATGTCGATTTCCTTGTCGTCCAGCTGGCCTTCACGCAGGCGCTTACGGAACAGCTGACGGGTATTGGAATCGGTCGGGGTGCTGGACTCTTCGCCGAAGGTGCGTGCCGGTGGCAGCAGCGCGTCGAGAATGCGCTCTTCGGCGGCATCTTCAGCGCGGTGGCCGACTTTGACGATTTCTTGCTCGCGCAGCATTTTGACGGCGGCATCTGCCAGGTCGCGGATGATGGACTCAACATCACGGCCGACGTAGCCGACTTCGGTGAACTTGGTGGCTTCTACTTTGATAAACGGCGCATTGGCCAGTTTGGCCAGACGGCGGGCAATTTCAGTCTTGCCGACACCAGTCGGGCCGATCATCAGGATGTTTTTCGGGGTGACTTCAGCGCGCAGCTCAGCGGGCAGCTGCATACGCCGCCAGCGGTTGCGCAGCGCGATGGCAACGGCGCGCTTGGCGTCGTCCTGGCCGATGATATGGCGGTTGAGTTCGTGGACGATCTCGCGGGGCGTCATGGACATGCGGGGTACTCCGAAGCGACTGCGCTTATTCAGCGCAGTCTTCTTCCTCAATAGTCAGGTTCTGATTGGTAAAGACACAGATGGAACCGGCAATGTTCAATGCCGTTTCAGTAATCTCGCGGGCGCTCAAATCGGATTTTTGCAGCAGTGCCATGGCCGCAGCTTGGGCGAAGCCGCCACCGGAACCCATCGCGATCAGGCCATGCTCAGGCTCGACCACATCACCGTTGCCGGTAATGATCAGCGAGGCGTCCTTGTTGGCGACTGCCAGCATGGCCTCAAGGCGGCTTAGGGAGCGGTCGGTGCGCCAGTCTTTGGCCAGCTCTACCGCTGCACGAACCAGATGGCCCTGGTGCTTTTCCAGTTGCGCCTCAAAGCGTTCAAAGAGGGTGAAGGCGTCGGCGGTGGCACCGGCAAAACCTGCCAGAACCTTGCCGTGGTACAGGCGGCGAACCTTTTTCGCATTACCTTTCATCACGGTGTTGCCGAGGGAAACCTGGCCGTCGCCGCCCATGACGACTTTGCCGTTACGGCGGACTGAAACGATGGTGGTCAAGGGGGAAATCTCCACGCAGCGGGGCAAAAGTGCCTGATGGCTTAGAGATTGGGGCGGGATGGGGCGGGTTCAAGCCCTGAGCGCAGATACTCCGACAAAATGTCGTGCAAATGCGCTCAAGGGCCTGTGTTTACTGGACTTGGCGTTGCTGTAACAGCAAGTTGCTGTAACCGCTGGCGGCCAGTGACTTCTGCGCTTGACCCAGTTGCTCGCGGGTAGCGAAGGGGCCGACCAGTACGCGGTACCACGTCTCTTCACGTACCGTGCCGGACTCCACTTGCACGTTCTGGCCCAGCAGGATCAGGTGAGCGCGCAGGTTGTTGGCATCTTCTTTACGGCGGAACGAGCCCGCTTGGAGGAAGAACTGCGAAGTCACCGGCCCCTTGGCCACAACCGGCGGTGGTGGCGGTGTCTGACCGCTGAGTGCTGCC
The Pseudomonas mendocina DNA segment above includes these coding regions:
- a CDS encoding phosphoribosyl-ATP diphosphatase, with translation MSDTLTRLAQVLEERKGAAPDSSYVASLYHKGLNKILEKVGEESVETILAAKDAQQSGDCSDLIYETADLWFHSLVMLASLGQHPQAVLDELDRRFGLSGHDEKAARALTK
- a CDS encoding phasin family protein, which produces MAVKKKTDKQTPSWIGEVEKYSRQIWLAGLGAYSKISKDGNKLFDALVKDGEKAEKQAKVEVDGVKSAVGAKVGSAKSKVDEVKDKAIGKWGELEEAFDKRLTKAISRLGVPSRNEVKDLNAKVESLTKQLEKLTGVSASSVKPAAKKVAAKPAAKAAAKPAAKPAAKPAAKAAAKPAAKPVAKAAAKPAAKPAAKAAAKPAAKPAVKAAAKPAAKPAAKAAAKPAAKPAAKTAAKPAAKPAAKAAAKPAAKPAVKAEAKPAAKPAAKAAAKPAAKPAAKTAAKPAAKPAAKAAAKPAVKPAAKPVAAPTATPTAASAPAAATPAPVAAPATPAPATPAPAQS
- a CDS encoding twin-arginine translocase TatA/TatE family subunit; protein product: MGIFDWKHWVVILIVVILVFGTKRLKNLGSDLGETIKGFRKAMNTDEGEKTEQAQTAAPQQPAAPLNQPHTIDGQAQKVEEPARKD
- a CDS encoding SCP2 sterol-binding domain-containing protein translates to MLLTGLLAGVELGLNRVLSMDSTALPRLAKLSGHVIAVQCTAPSLQVYILPNAEGLQLAGQWHGDVDCHLRASATDLMRLAISQDKTSILHSPEVDLDGDSAALLELANILQDLELDWEYELSRWLGPVASPLIGAHLRSRANWLGDSLESLRQNLADYVSEESRTLVGQREADARFAELDDLKLSLDRLEARIERLAQRHKPTA
- a CDS encoding polyhydroxyalkanoic acid system family protein — encoded protein: MAKITIERPHNLGREAAREKAEQLAERLASRFDVRFRWSGDTLEFNRSGADGRIDVHEDSVRVQLSLGLLLSPMSSTIKHEIEKALDKYLQA
- the ubiE gene encoding bifunctional demethylmenaquinone methyltransferase/2-methoxy-6-polyprenyl-1,4-benzoquinol methylase UbiE, which encodes MNDPRKSSDTEATTHFGFQNVPESQKAEKVAEVFHSVAAKYDLMNDVLSGGLHRLWKRFTIELSGVRSGNRVLDIAGGTGDLTRKFSSLVGPSGEVVLADINDSMLKVGRDRLLDKGVAGNIRFVQADAEKLPFPDNYFDVVTIAFGLRNVTHKEDALRSMLRVLKPGGRLLVLEFSKPSNNLLSKFYDTYSFHFMPLAGKLITNDADSYRYLAESIRMHPDQETLKGMMADAGFERVTFHNMTGGIVALHRGVKP
- a CDS encoding TetR/AcrR family transcriptional regulator; this translates as MKTRDRILECSLLLFNHKGEPNVSTLEIANELEISPGNLYYHFHGKEPLVLGLFERFQHELAPLLSPPDNVELDIEDCWLFLHLIAERMAHYRFLFQDLSNLTGRLPKLERGIRLWLNTLKQTLAQLLAQLHFQQQLRSDTQPLGQLVEQITLTLLFSLDYQRVLGQQGEPRLVVYQVMMLLAPHLQDNAHSAAILLAQRYLRD
- the tatB gene encoding Sec-independent protein translocase protein TatB, translating into MFDIGFSELLLVGLVALIVLGPERLPGAVRTAGLWIGRIKRSFNAIKQQVEQEIGADEIRRQLHNEQILQLEREMNAMKQELISAGKLADPNAPAPEQPAPVAQPNSEAPAPAAPVTSAQTVLPLEPPAPATPATPATANQATNQDKPQP
- a CDS encoding DUF971 domain-containing protein; this translates as MRTPTAIKLRKASKTLELQYGPNEHYSLPAEFLRVHSPSAEVQGHGNPILQTGKLNVGLENIEPAGNYAVKLTFDDGHDSGLFTWDYLEQLCLRQEELWQEYLDALATAGKSRDPNESVIKLML
- a CDS encoding phasin family protein — encoded protein: MSEAKVCARKIWLAGLGVYAKAGHEGVSYFNALVKSGEGVEQRGKKLVNKQVEAANGQIGSFKHTVSSVKDKVEVRLDKIERAFDSRVASALNRLGIASQQDVEGLSAKLDELGALLEHVARTN
- the tatC gene encoding twin-arginine translocase subunit TatC, with amino-acid sequence MSSTPENDQEMPLISHLAELRSRLLRCVIAVFVLFMALFYFSQDIYTLVSAPLRAYLPEGATMIATGVASPFLTPFKLTAWVALFLSVPILLHQAWGFIAPGLYKHEKRIAMPLLASSILLFYAGMAFAYFLVFPIIFHFFASVTPEGVAMMTDINEYLNFVLTLFFAFGVAFEIPVATFLLLWVGVVNVETLRKSRPYVIIGCFVVGMILTPPDIFSQTLLAVPMWLLFEVGLLFGSIIKREEEKEAEASEEASGDQPPATRP
- the hisI gene encoding phosphoribosyl-AMP cyclohydrolase, which encodes MTDWLDEIRWDKDGLVPAIAQDYQTGRILMMAWMNRESLALSVAEGRAIYWSRSRGKLWRKGEESGHVQKLHELRLDCDADVITLHVEQIGGIACHTGRQSCFYRVYEDGAWKTVDAVIKSADSIYHKGHNHE
- the ubiB gene encoding ubiquinone biosynthesis regulatory protein kinase UbiB, translating into MKLLALRRLLRILRVMIRYQLDDLLFSLPLPFWANLSRYLLPWRWLPRRQSSLSRGARLRLGLEELGPIFIKFGQLLSTRRDLLPPDIADELAKLQDRVPPFAQDKALALIESQLGAKVEQLFARFDPQPLASASVAQVHAAKLKTGEEVVVKVIRPGLRPIIEQDIAWLFLIATIAEKASADARRLRPVEVVCDYEKTIYDELDLLREAANASQLRRNFEGSPLLYVPQVYWDYCRPKVLVTERIYGIGVTDLATLADQGTNMKLLAERGVEIFFTQVFRDSFFHADMHPGNIFVSTRTPWDPQYIAIDCGIVGSLTPEDQDYLARNVMAFFKRDYRKVAQLHIDSGWVPKETKVNEFEAAIRTVCEPIFDKPLKDISFGQVLMRLFQTAQRFNMEVQPQLVLLQKTLLNIEGLGRQLYPDLDLWTTALPFLERWMRERHSPKTLLQNVQSQAEQIPHLANMTRDLLERLSQPHAHNEPAPDFAGRDSRALRILGGALLAGAAVMLSGATAVTDPSTWPAWLMGAAGLYLVVRR